Proteins from a single region of Urocitellus parryii isolate mUroPar1 chromosome 4, mUroPar1.hap1, whole genome shotgun sequence:
- the Atg13 gene encoding autophagy-related protein 13 isoform X1, whose amino-acid sequence METDLNSQDRKDLDKFIKFFALKTVQVIVQARLGEKICTRSSSSPTGSDWFNLAIKDIPEVTHEAKKALAGQLPAVGRSMCVEISLKTSEGDSMELEIWCLEMNEKCDKEIKVSYTVYNRLSLLLKSLLAITRVTPAYRLSRKQGHEYVILYRIYFGEVQLNGLGEGFQTVRVGTVGTPVGTITLSCAYRINLAFMSTRQFERTPPIMGIIIDHFVDRPYSSSSPMHPCNYRTAGEDAGVTYPSVEDSQEVCTTSFSTSPPSQCVFTVTKAHFQTPTPVVTDTLRVPMAGLAFSHQLSSSRLSYQPAVLGLGSADLAYPVVFAAGLNAQHPHQLMVPGKEGGVPLAPNQPVHGAQADQEKLAIHTPADVAHCAATPSSSEDTETVSNSSEGRASPHDVLETIFVRKVGAFVNKPINQVTLTSLDIPFAMFAPKNLELEDTDPMVNPPESPEPVSPLHGSLHSDGSSGGSSGNAHDDFVMIDFKPAFSKDDILPMDLGTFYREFQNPPQLSSLSIDIGAQSMAEDLDSLPEKLAVHEKNVREFDAFVETLQ is encoded by the exons ATGGAAACTGATCTCAATTCCCAGGACAGAAAGGACCTGGACAAGTTCATTAAATTTTTTGCCCTCAAG acagTTCAAGTGATTGTCCAGGCGCGACTTGGTGAAAAGATTTGCACTCGTTCATCTTCTTCTCCAACGGGTTCAGATTGG TTCAATTTAGCAATCAAAGACATCCCGGAGGTTACACATGAGGCCAAGAAGGCATTGGCAGGGCAGCTGCCCGCCGTGGGGCGGTCCATGTGTGTGGAGATCTCACTCAAGACCTCTGAG GGAGATTCCATGGAGCTGGAAATTTGGTgtcttgaaatgaatgaaaa GTGTGATAAAGAAATCAAAGTTTCCTACACAGTGTACAACAGGCTGTCACTGCTGCTGAAGTCCCTTCTTGCTATAACTAGGGTGACACCCGCTTACAGACTCTCCCGAAAACAAGGGCATGAGTATGTCATATTGTACAG GATATATTTTGGGGAAGTTCAACTGAATGGCTTAGGAGAAG GCTTCCAGACCGTTCGTGTTGGGACAGTGGGCACCCCTGTGGGCACCATCACTCTTTCTTGTGCTTACAGAATTAACTTGGCATTCATGTCCACCAG GCAATTTGAGAGGACCCCACCTATCATGGGGATTATCATTGATCACTTTGTGGACCGTCCCTATTCCAGCTCCTCTCCCATGCACCCCTGCAATTACAG AACTGCTGGGGAGGATGCTGGAGTGACATACCCATCAGTGGAAGACTCTCAAGAAGTGTGTACAACCTCTTTTTCCACCTCTCCTCCATCCCAG TGTGTGTTTACTGTCACAAAGGCACATTTTCAGACCCCTACTCCTGTGGTGACGGACACTCTGAGGGTCCCCATGGCAGGACTGGCCTTTTCCCATCAA CTCTCAAGCTCTCGCCTTTCCTATCAGCCTGCTGTCCTGGGCCTTGGATCAGCTGACCTGGCTTATCCAGTAGTGTTCGCTGCTGGCTTAAATGCTCAACACCCTCACCAG CTAATGGTTCCTGGGAAGGAAGGTGGGGTGCCCCTTGCTCCCAACCAGCCAGTCCATGGTGCCCAGGCTGACCAGGAGAAACTGGCGATCCACACTCCTGCAGATGTGGCCCACTGTGCTGCCACACCTTCCAGCAG TGAGGATACTGAAACCGTGTCCAATAGCAGCGAGGGACGGGCCTCTCCCCACGATGTCCTAGAGACCATCTTTGTCCGGAAAGTGGGGGCTTTTGTCAACAAACCCATCAACCAG GTGACTCTGACAAGTCTGGACATACCCTTTGCCATGTTTGCTCCCAAGAATTTGGAGCTGGAGGATACTGATCCTATG GTGAATCCTCCAGAGTCCCCAGAGCCTGTGTCTCCTCTCCATGGCAGCCTGCACTCGGATGGCTCCAGCGGGGGCAGCAGTGGCAATGCCCACGATGACTTCGTTATGATTGACTTC aaaccaGCTTTTTCTAAAGATGACATTCTTCCGATGGACTTGGGGACCTTCTATCGTGAATTTCAGAACCCCCCTCAGCTGAGCAGCCTCTCCATAGATATCGGGGCACAATCCATGGCTGAAGACTTG GACTCGTTACCAGAGAAGCTGGCTGTTCATGAGAAGAACGTCCGAGAATTTGATGCCTTTGTAGAAACCCTGCAGTAA
- the Atg13 gene encoding autophagy-related protein 13 isoform X5 has protein sequence METDLNSQDRKDLDKFIKFFALKTVQVIVQARLGEKICTRSSSSPTGSDWFNLAIKDIPEVTHEAKKALAGQLPAVGRSMCVEISLKTSEGDSMELEIWCLEMNEKCDKEIKVSYTVYNRLSLLLKSLLAITRVTPAYRLSRKQGHEYVILYRIYFGEVQLNGLGEGFQTVRVGTVGTPVGTITLSCAYRINLAFMSTRQFERTPPIMGIIIDHFVDRPYSSSSPMHPCNYRTAGEDAGVTYPSVEDSQEVCTTSFSTSPPSQLMVPGKEGGVPLAPNQPVHGAQADQEKLAIHTPADVAHCAATPSSSEDTETVSNSSEGRASPHDVLETIFVRKVGAFVNKPINQVTLTSLDIPFAMFAPKNLELEDTDPMVNPPESPEPVSPLHGSLHSDGSSGGSSGNAHDDFVMIDFKPAFSKDDILPMDLGTFYREFQNPPQLSSLSIDIGAQSMAEDLDSLPEKLAVHEKNVREFDAFVETLQ, from the exons ATGGAAACTGATCTCAATTCCCAGGACAGAAAGGACCTGGACAAGTTCATTAAATTTTTTGCCCTCAAG acagTTCAAGTGATTGTCCAGGCGCGACTTGGTGAAAAGATTTGCACTCGTTCATCTTCTTCTCCAACGGGTTCAGATTGG TTCAATTTAGCAATCAAAGACATCCCGGAGGTTACACATGAGGCCAAGAAGGCATTGGCAGGGCAGCTGCCCGCCGTGGGGCGGTCCATGTGTGTGGAGATCTCACTCAAGACCTCTGAG GGAGATTCCATGGAGCTGGAAATTTGGTgtcttgaaatgaatgaaaa GTGTGATAAAGAAATCAAAGTTTCCTACACAGTGTACAACAGGCTGTCACTGCTGCTGAAGTCCCTTCTTGCTATAACTAGGGTGACACCCGCTTACAGACTCTCCCGAAAACAAGGGCATGAGTATGTCATATTGTACAG GATATATTTTGGGGAAGTTCAACTGAATGGCTTAGGAGAAG GCTTCCAGACCGTTCGTGTTGGGACAGTGGGCACCCCTGTGGGCACCATCACTCTTTCTTGTGCTTACAGAATTAACTTGGCATTCATGTCCACCAG GCAATTTGAGAGGACCCCACCTATCATGGGGATTATCATTGATCACTTTGTGGACCGTCCCTATTCCAGCTCCTCTCCCATGCACCCCTGCAATTACAG AACTGCTGGGGAGGATGCTGGAGTGACATACCCATCAGTGGAAGACTCTCAAGAAGTGTGTACAACCTCTTTTTCCACCTCTCCTCCATCCCAG CTAATGGTTCCTGGGAAGGAAGGTGGGGTGCCCCTTGCTCCCAACCAGCCAGTCCATGGTGCCCAGGCTGACCAGGAGAAACTGGCGATCCACACTCCTGCAGATGTGGCCCACTGTGCTGCCACACCTTCCAGCAG TGAGGATACTGAAACCGTGTCCAATAGCAGCGAGGGACGGGCCTCTCCCCACGATGTCCTAGAGACCATCTTTGTCCGGAAAGTGGGGGCTTTTGTCAACAAACCCATCAACCAG GTGACTCTGACAAGTCTGGACATACCCTTTGCCATGTTTGCTCCCAAGAATTTGGAGCTGGAGGATACTGATCCTATG GTGAATCCTCCAGAGTCCCCAGAGCCTGTGTCTCCTCTCCATGGCAGCCTGCACTCGGATGGCTCCAGCGGGGGCAGCAGTGGCAATGCCCACGATGACTTCGTTATGATTGACTTC aaaccaGCTTTTTCTAAAGATGACATTCTTCCGATGGACTTGGGGACCTTCTATCGTGAATTTCAGAACCCCCCTCAGCTGAGCAGCCTCTCCATAGATATCGGGGCACAATCCATGGCTGAAGACTTG GACTCGTTACCAGAGAAGCTGGCTGTTCATGAGAAGAACGTCCGAGAATTTGATGCCTTTGTAGAAACCCTGCAGTAA
- the Atg13 gene encoding autophagy-related protein 13 isoform X3, which yields METDLNSQDRKDLDKFIKFFALKTVQVIVQARLGEKICTRSSSSPTGSDWFNLAIKDIPEVTHEAKKALAGQLPAVGRSMCVEISLKTSEGDSMELEIWCLEMNEKCDKEIKVSYTVYNRLSLLLKSLLAITRVTPAYRLSRKQGHEYVILYRIYFGEVQLNGLGEGFQTVRVGTVGTPVGTITLSCAYRINLAFMSTRTAGEDAGVTYPSVEDSQEVCTTSFSTSPPSQCVFTVTKAHFQTPTPVVTDTLRVPMAGLAFSHQLSSSRLSYQPAVLGLGSADLAYPVVFAAGLNAQHPHQLMVPGKEGGVPLAPNQPVHGAQADQEKLAIHTPADVAHCAATPSSSEDTETVSNSSEGRASPHDVLETIFVRKVGAFVNKPINQVTLTSLDIPFAMFAPKNLELEDTDPMVNPPESPEPVSPLHGSLHSDGSSGGSSGNAHDDFVMIDFKPAFSKDDILPMDLGTFYREFQNPPQLSSLSIDIGAQSMAEDLDSLPEKLAVHEKNVREFDAFVETLQ from the exons ATGGAAACTGATCTCAATTCCCAGGACAGAAAGGACCTGGACAAGTTCATTAAATTTTTTGCCCTCAAG acagTTCAAGTGATTGTCCAGGCGCGACTTGGTGAAAAGATTTGCACTCGTTCATCTTCTTCTCCAACGGGTTCAGATTGG TTCAATTTAGCAATCAAAGACATCCCGGAGGTTACACATGAGGCCAAGAAGGCATTGGCAGGGCAGCTGCCCGCCGTGGGGCGGTCCATGTGTGTGGAGATCTCACTCAAGACCTCTGAG GGAGATTCCATGGAGCTGGAAATTTGGTgtcttgaaatgaatgaaaa GTGTGATAAAGAAATCAAAGTTTCCTACACAGTGTACAACAGGCTGTCACTGCTGCTGAAGTCCCTTCTTGCTATAACTAGGGTGACACCCGCTTACAGACTCTCCCGAAAACAAGGGCATGAGTATGTCATATTGTACAG GATATATTTTGGGGAAGTTCAACTGAATGGCTTAGGAGAAG GCTTCCAGACCGTTCGTGTTGGGACAGTGGGCACCCCTGTGGGCACCATCACTCTTTCTTGTGCTTACAGAATTAACTTGGCATTCATGTCCACCAG AACTGCTGGGGAGGATGCTGGAGTGACATACCCATCAGTGGAAGACTCTCAAGAAGTGTGTACAACCTCTTTTTCCACCTCTCCTCCATCCCAG TGTGTGTTTACTGTCACAAAGGCACATTTTCAGACCCCTACTCCTGTGGTGACGGACACTCTGAGGGTCCCCATGGCAGGACTGGCCTTTTCCCATCAA CTCTCAAGCTCTCGCCTTTCCTATCAGCCTGCTGTCCTGGGCCTTGGATCAGCTGACCTGGCTTATCCAGTAGTGTTCGCTGCTGGCTTAAATGCTCAACACCCTCACCAG CTAATGGTTCCTGGGAAGGAAGGTGGGGTGCCCCTTGCTCCCAACCAGCCAGTCCATGGTGCCCAGGCTGACCAGGAGAAACTGGCGATCCACACTCCTGCAGATGTGGCCCACTGTGCTGCCACACCTTCCAGCAG TGAGGATACTGAAACCGTGTCCAATAGCAGCGAGGGACGGGCCTCTCCCCACGATGTCCTAGAGACCATCTTTGTCCGGAAAGTGGGGGCTTTTGTCAACAAACCCATCAACCAG GTGACTCTGACAAGTCTGGACATACCCTTTGCCATGTTTGCTCCCAAGAATTTGGAGCTGGAGGATACTGATCCTATG GTGAATCCTCCAGAGTCCCCAGAGCCTGTGTCTCCTCTCCATGGCAGCCTGCACTCGGATGGCTCCAGCGGGGGCAGCAGTGGCAATGCCCACGATGACTTCGTTATGATTGACTTC aaaccaGCTTTTTCTAAAGATGACATTCTTCCGATGGACTTGGGGACCTTCTATCGTGAATTTCAGAACCCCCCTCAGCTGAGCAGCCTCTCCATAGATATCGGGGCACAATCCATGGCTGAAGACTTG GACTCGTTACCAGAGAAGCTGGCTGTTCATGAGAAGAACGTCCGAGAATTTGATGCCTTTGTAGAAACCCTGCAGTAA
- the Atg13 gene encoding autophagy-related protein 13 isoform X4, whose amino-acid sequence METDLNSQDRKDLDKFIKFFALKTVQVIVQARLGEKICTRSSSSPTGSDWFNLAIKDIPEVTHEAKKALAGQLPAVGRSMCVEISLKTSEGDSMELEIWCLEMNEKCDKEIKVSYTVYNRLSLLLKSLLAITRVTPAYRLSRKQGHEYVILYRIYFGEVQLNGLGEGFQTVRVGTVGTPVGTITLSCAYRINLAFMSTRQFERTPPIMGIIIDHFVDRPYSSSSPMHPCNYRTAGEDAGVTYPSVEDSQEVCTTSFSTSPPSQLSSSRLSYQPAVLGLGSADLAYPVVFAAGLNAQHPHQLMVPGKEGGVPLAPNQPVHGAQADQEKLAIHTPADVAHCAATPSSSEDTETVSNSSEGRASPHDVLETIFVRKVGAFVNKPINQVTLTSLDIPFAMFAPKNLELEDTDPMVNPPESPEPVSPLHGSLHSDGSSGGSSGNAHDDFVMIDFKPAFSKDDILPMDLGTFYREFQNPPQLSSLSIDIGAQSMAEDLDSLPEKLAVHEKNVREFDAFVETLQ is encoded by the exons ATGGAAACTGATCTCAATTCCCAGGACAGAAAGGACCTGGACAAGTTCATTAAATTTTTTGCCCTCAAG acagTTCAAGTGATTGTCCAGGCGCGACTTGGTGAAAAGATTTGCACTCGTTCATCTTCTTCTCCAACGGGTTCAGATTGG TTCAATTTAGCAATCAAAGACATCCCGGAGGTTACACATGAGGCCAAGAAGGCATTGGCAGGGCAGCTGCCCGCCGTGGGGCGGTCCATGTGTGTGGAGATCTCACTCAAGACCTCTGAG GGAGATTCCATGGAGCTGGAAATTTGGTgtcttgaaatgaatgaaaa GTGTGATAAAGAAATCAAAGTTTCCTACACAGTGTACAACAGGCTGTCACTGCTGCTGAAGTCCCTTCTTGCTATAACTAGGGTGACACCCGCTTACAGACTCTCCCGAAAACAAGGGCATGAGTATGTCATATTGTACAG GATATATTTTGGGGAAGTTCAACTGAATGGCTTAGGAGAAG GCTTCCAGACCGTTCGTGTTGGGACAGTGGGCACCCCTGTGGGCACCATCACTCTTTCTTGTGCTTACAGAATTAACTTGGCATTCATGTCCACCAG GCAATTTGAGAGGACCCCACCTATCATGGGGATTATCATTGATCACTTTGTGGACCGTCCCTATTCCAGCTCCTCTCCCATGCACCCCTGCAATTACAG AACTGCTGGGGAGGATGCTGGAGTGACATACCCATCAGTGGAAGACTCTCAAGAAGTGTGTACAACCTCTTTTTCCACCTCTCCTCCATCCCAG CTCTCAAGCTCTCGCCTTTCCTATCAGCCTGCTGTCCTGGGCCTTGGATCAGCTGACCTGGCTTATCCAGTAGTGTTCGCTGCTGGCTTAAATGCTCAACACCCTCACCAG CTAATGGTTCCTGGGAAGGAAGGTGGGGTGCCCCTTGCTCCCAACCAGCCAGTCCATGGTGCCCAGGCTGACCAGGAGAAACTGGCGATCCACACTCCTGCAGATGTGGCCCACTGTGCTGCCACACCTTCCAGCAG TGAGGATACTGAAACCGTGTCCAATAGCAGCGAGGGACGGGCCTCTCCCCACGATGTCCTAGAGACCATCTTTGTCCGGAAAGTGGGGGCTTTTGTCAACAAACCCATCAACCAG GTGACTCTGACAAGTCTGGACATACCCTTTGCCATGTTTGCTCCCAAGAATTTGGAGCTGGAGGATACTGATCCTATG GTGAATCCTCCAGAGTCCCCAGAGCCTGTGTCTCCTCTCCATGGCAGCCTGCACTCGGATGGCTCCAGCGGGGGCAGCAGTGGCAATGCCCACGATGACTTCGTTATGATTGACTTC aaaccaGCTTTTTCTAAAGATGACATTCTTCCGATGGACTTGGGGACCTTCTATCGTGAATTTCAGAACCCCCCTCAGCTGAGCAGCCTCTCCATAGATATCGGGGCACAATCCATGGCTGAAGACTTG GACTCGTTACCAGAGAAGCTGGCTGTTCATGAGAAGAACGTCCGAGAATTTGATGCCTTTGTAGAAACCCTGCAGTAA
- the Atg13 gene encoding autophagy-related protein 13 isoform X2: METDLNSQDRKDLDKFIKFFALKTVQVIVQARLGEKICTRSSSSPTGSDWFNLAIKDIPEVTHEAKKALAGQLPAVGRSMCVEISLKTSEGDSMELEIWCLEMNEKCDKEIKVSYTVYNRLSLLLKSLLAITRVTPAYRLSRKQGHEYVILYRIYFGEVQLNGLGEGFQTVRVGTVGTPVGTITLSCAYRINLAFMSTRQFERTPPIMGIIIDHFVDRPYSSSSPMHPCNYRTAGEDAGVTYPSVEDSQEVCTTSFSTSPPSQCVFTVTKAHFQTPTPVVTDTLRVPMAGLAFSHQPAVLGLGSADLAYPVVFAAGLNAQHPHQLMVPGKEGGVPLAPNQPVHGAQADQEKLAIHTPADVAHCAATPSSSEDTETVSNSSEGRASPHDVLETIFVRKVGAFVNKPINQVTLTSLDIPFAMFAPKNLELEDTDPMVNPPESPEPVSPLHGSLHSDGSSGGSSGNAHDDFVMIDFKPAFSKDDILPMDLGTFYREFQNPPQLSSLSIDIGAQSMAEDLDSLPEKLAVHEKNVREFDAFVETLQ, encoded by the exons ATGGAAACTGATCTCAATTCCCAGGACAGAAAGGACCTGGACAAGTTCATTAAATTTTTTGCCCTCAAG acagTTCAAGTGATTGTCCAGGCGCGACTTGGTGAAAAGATTTGCACTCGTTCATCTTCTTCTCCAACGGGTTCAGATTGG TTCAATTTAGCAATCAAAGACATCCCGGAGGTTACACATGAGGCCAAGAAGGCATTGGCAGGGCAGCTGCCCGCCGTGGGGCGGTCCATGTGTGTGGAGATCTCACTCAAGACCTCTGAG GGAGATTCCATGGAGCTGGAAATTTGGTgtcttgaaatgaatgaaaa GTGTGATAAAGAAATCAAAGTTTCCTACACAGTGTACAACAGGCTGTCACTGCTGCTGAAGTCCCTTCTTGCTATAACTAGGGTGACACCCGCTTACAGACTCTCCCGAAAACAAGGGCATGAGTATGTCATATTGTACAG GATATATTTTGGGGAAGTTCAACTGAATGGCTTAGGAGAAG GCTTCCAGACCGTTCGTGTTGGGACAGTGGGCACCCCTGTGGGCACCATCACTCTTTCTTGTGCTTACAGAATTAACTTGGCATTCATGTCCACCAG GCAATTTGAGAGGACCCCACCTATCATGGGGATTATCATTGATCACTTTGTGGACCGTCCCTATTCCAGCTCCTCTCCCATGCACCCCTGCAATTACAG AACTGCTGGGGAGGATGCTGGAGTGACATACCCATCAGTGGAAGACTCTCAAGAAGTGTGTACAACCTCTTTTTCCACCTCTCCTCCATCCCAG TGTGTGTTTACTGTCACAAAGGCACATTTTCAGACCCCTACTCCTGTGGTGACGGACACTCTGAGGGTCCCCATGGCAGGACTGGCCTTTTCCCATCAA CCTGCTGTCCTGGGCCTTGGATCAGCTGACCTGGCTTATCCAGTAGTGTTCGCTGCTGGCTTAAATGCTCAACACCCTCACCAG CTAATGGTTCCTGGGAAGGAAGGTGGGGTGCCCCTTGCTCCCAACCAGCCAGTCCATGGTGCCCAGGCTGACCAGGAGAAACTGGCGATCCACACTCCTGCAGATGTGGCCCACTGTGCTGCCACACCTTCCAGCAG TGAGGATACTGAAACCGTGTCCAATAGCAGCGAGGGACGGGCCTCTCCCCACGATGTCCTAGAGACCATCTTTGTCCGGAAAGTGGGGGCTTTTGTCAACAAACCCATCAACCAG GTGACTCTGACAAGTCTGGACATACCCTTTGCCATGTTTGCTCCCAAGAATTTGGAGCTGGAGGATACTGATCCTATG GTGAATCCTCCAGAGTCCCCAGAGCCTGTGTCTCCTCTCCATGGCAGCCTGCACTCGGATGGCTCCAGCGGGGGCAGCAGTGGCAATGCCCACGATGACTTCGTTATGATTGACTTC aaaccaGCTTTTTCTAAAGATGACATTCTTCCGATGGACTTGGGGACCTTCTATCGTGAATTTCAGAACCCCCCTCAGCTGAGCAGCCTCTCCATAGATATCGGGGCACAATCCATGGCTGAAGACTTG GACTCGTTACCAGAGAAGCTGGCTGTTCATGAGAAGAACGTCCGAGAATTTGATGCCTTTGTAGAAACCCTGCAGTAA